Proteins encoded by one window of Lycium barbarum isolate Lr01 chromosome 11, ASM1917538v2, whole genome shotgun sequence:
- the LOC132620154 gene encoding putative F-box protein At3g10430, with the protein MATSDNGHRPFPEDLDRNILVKLPVKSLLRFKCVCKNWYTLIKNPNFIKEHLNNCSKNKCLQLLIYDYGASDGSPPITLISDQGVFPLHENPDYFQRFRGMTNILIGSVDGIYLLERVSDDKYSYALWNPAIREVRPLPEPKIPFSTRECFFGCGLDPSSNDYKLVYFIKNRYAAVYSCSRDSWRIFEFTFRIFHPAKNCIETFALGTAYLNGAYYWMINEYTPEGVKCIFLSFDFSNEVFGEIDGPVHYSVTRMPILFDDFIALLNYCEDFVYDIWVMIRPGVWNKRFTFQCFPYFKSWYSSTVIFVTRSSRLVSYNVKTQKTTHLGLNYPGLKRFSYEDRCAVYPYKES; encoded by the coding sequence ATGGCCACGAGCGATAATGGTCATCGGCCTTTCCCCGAAGATTTAGATAGGAATATTCTAGTCAAGCTGCCGGTGAAGTCCTTGTTGCGGTTCAAATGTGTCTGCAAGAACTGGTACACTCTTATCAAGAATCCTAATTTTATTAAAGAACACTTGAATAATTGTAGCAAGAACAAATGCCTCCAACTTCTGATTTATGATTATGGTGCATCAGATGGTTCCCCTCCCATTACTTTGATTTCTGATCAGGGTGTATTCCCTTTACATGAGAATCCTGATTATTTCCAAAGGTTTAGAGGTATGACGAATATTCTTATAGGTTCTGTTGATGGAATATATCTTTTGGAGAGAGTAAGTGATGACAAATATTCGTATGCGTTGTGGAATCCTGCGATCAGGGAGGTGAGGCCCCTCCCTGAACCCAAAATACCATTTTCCACCAGGGAATGCTTCTTTGGGTGCGGATTAGACCCCTCAAGTAATGATTATAAGCTTGTTTACTTTATTAAGAATAGATATGCAGCGGTCTATTCATGTTCTAGAGACTCATGGAGAATCTtcgaattcacatttagaattttCCATCCCGCTAAGAACTGTATTGAAACGTTTGCTCTTGGTACTGCTTATCTGAACGGAGCTTATTACTGGATGATAAATGAGTATACACCAGAAGGGGTTAAATGCATCTTTCTTTCATTTGACTTTAGCAATGAGGTGTTTGGAGAGATTGATGGGCCAGTTCATTACTCTGTTACTAGGATGCCTATATTGTTTGATGACTTTATTGCCCTCTTAAACTATTGTGAAGATTTTGTTTATGATATATGGGTAATGATCCGACCAGGAGTTTGGAATAAACGTTTTACCTTTCAATGCTTTCCATATTTTAAGTCTTGGTATTCTAGCACTGTCATTTTTGTAACCAGAAGTTCTCGGCTAGTCTCCTATAATGTTAAGACTCAGAAGACAACACATCTTGGATTAAATTATCCAGGCCTTAAGAGATTCTCATATGAGGATCGTTGTGCAGTTTATCCTTATAAGGAGAGCTAA